The Effusibacillus pohliae DSM 22757 genome segment CTGGACGTGGCGGCCGAATCGATTCAGCGGCGGGCGGTACGCTATGACAAATCGGGCGACCAGCATTACGATACGATTTCCGCGTTTATCAAGTCGATTCGCGGCTCTGACCCGGACGCGGCGCTGTTTTGGCTGGCACGGATGATCGACGCGGGGGAAGATCCCCGCTTTATCGCACGACGCCTGGTGATTTCGGCGTCGGAGGACATCGGAAACGCCGATCCGCAGGCGTTGCAGGTGGCGGTGGCCGCGTTCCAGGCGGTCGAGCTGATCGGCATGCCGGAGGGGCGGATCGTGTTGGCTCAGGCAGCTGCCTATTTGGCGTCCGCTCCGAAAAGCAACGCGGCGTATGTGGGGATCGGCGAGGCACTGGAGACAATCCGGCAAGGTGCGTCGGTGGAAGTTCCCTTGCATTTGCGGGATAAGCATTACAAAGGCGCGGTACAACTGGGCCACGGCCAGGGATACTTGTACCCGCACGATTACCCGGGCAATTACGTGAAACAGCAGTACCTGCCGGATGCGTTGCGGGATGCGACATTTTACCGGCCGACCGCAAACGGCTATGAGAAAAAGATTCGCGAATACTTGCTGTCGATTGGCAAGCTGAGACGGGAGGATACGGATGGAAACTGAGTCGCATACTACTCCTGTGCAGACTGCGTATCTTCAGGCGCATCGGACGGCGCCAAAACAATTTTTTTCGCTGTTGGCGGTTCGTTGGCTGGTGTTTGTGTTCGGACTGATGATCATGAGCTACGGTATCGTCGCCGTGGTGAAAGCGAATTTGGGCGCCTCACCGTGGGATGTGCTGCATTTGGGGATCAGTTGGAACACGGGGCTGTCGTTCGGCAGGGTGCAGCAGCTGGTCGGTGTCGCGATTTTGGCAAGTGCTGGTCTGCTGCTGAAAAAATGGCCCTCCCTGGGTGCGGTCGCCAACATGCTGTTGGTGGGGGAGTTTTGCGATCTGATTCTGCGCTTTCACCTTGTGCCGGAGTACGAATCGGTTTACGCCCGGATCGGCTTGTTCACCGCTGGCATCCTGATTTGGGGCTTTGGCACCGGCGTCTACATCCAATCCAACCTGGGGGCCGGGCCGCGCGATTGGCTGATGCTGGCGCTGCATCAGAAAACCGGCTGGGCGATCCGTTGGGTCCGCACTTTTTTGGAAGTGTCTGCTGTAGGACTCGGTATCTGGCTGGGCGGTCCGTTTGCCTGGGGGACGGTTGCTTTTTCGCTGACGATCGGCCATGCGACCGAATACGGGTTGCGGCTGGCGAAAAAATGGCTGGGACGGTATACGGAGAGGGGAGATGTTGCATGAAGCTGTCCACGAAAGGACGGTATGGCGTGACTTTGATGGTCGACCTCGCCCTGTATCAGGGGGAAGGACCGATTTCCCTGAAGACGATCGCTGAACGGGAAGATCTGTCGGAGCATTATCTGGAACAACTGATCGCGCCTTTGCGCAATGCCGGTCTGGTCCGTTCGATCCGCGGCGCGTATGGCGGCTATGTGCTGGCCAAGTCGCCGAATGAAATCACGGTCGGGGACGTCATTCGCGTCCTGGAAGGACCGATTACGATCGTTGACAATCCGGACGATGAGCTCAATTACTTGTGGGAAGAGGTGCGGAACGCGATCAATCAGGTGTTGGACTCGGTGACTTTGGCGGATGTTGCCGAGCGGAAAAAGACGGGCGGCGACAATTTTATGTATTACATTTAGGCTGCTTGCAGGGGCACGGGTAGCGAGTGACCGTGCAAGCAGTCGGAATCGTACGGGATCTTGATTGGCCAGGCGAAACCTTTTTGCTGCCAAAAGGGGTTTCTCCGGTTTGTGACAGGAGGTTCGTTCGGTGATCTATCTGGACAACGCGGCGACGACACCGCTGCACCCGTCGGTGCGGGAAGCGATGACCCCGTATCTGGAAGCGGAATACGGAAACCCGTCGAGCACGCATCAACCGGGGCGGGCTGCCAGAAGGGCGGTGGAGCGCGCGCGCGAGCAGGTGGCGAAAGCGATTGGCGCCGATCCTGCGGATATTGTGTTTACGAGCGGCGGCACCGAATCGGACAACGCGGCGATTGTGGGCGCGGCGCTGGCGAATCGGGACAAAGGACGGCATCTCGTGACCACCGCGATTGAGCACCATGCTGTGTTGCATACCTGCGAATTCCTTGAAAAAATGGGCTTTACCGTAACGTATGTCCCCCCGGACCCGGATGGGATCGTTCCGGCGGAAGCGGTCGTTGCCGCGATCAGGCCCGATACCACACTCGTTTCTGTAATGTATGTGAACAATGAAACGGGAGCGATCCAGCCGGTTGGCGAGATCGCGCAAGCATGTGCCGAGCGCGGGGTTCTGTTTCATACCGACGCGGTGCAGGCGATCGGGCTGCTGCCGGTCAACGTAAAAGAAACGGGCATCGACAT includes the following:
- a CDS encoding YczE/YyaS/YitT family protein codes for the protein METESHTTPVQTAYLQAHRTAPKQFFSLLAVRWLVFVFGLMIMSYGIVAVVKANLGASPWDVLHLGISWNTGLSFGRVQQLVGVAILASAGLLLKKWPSLGAVANMLLVGEFCDLILRFHLVPEYESVYARIGLFTAGILIWGFGTGVYIQSNLGAGPRDWLMLALHQKTGWAIRWVRTFLEVSAVGLGIWLGGPFAWGTVAFSLTIGHATEYGLRLAKKWLGRYTERGDVA
- the cymR gene encoding cysteine metabolism transcriptional regulator CymR, coding for MKLSTKGRYGVTLMVDLALYQGEGPISLKTIAEREDLSEHYLEQLIAPLRNAGLVRSIRGAYGGYVLAKSPNEITVGDVIRVLEGPITIVDNPDDELNYLWEEVRNAINQVLDSVTLADVAERKKTGGDNFMYYI
- a CDS encoding cysteine desulfurase family protein gives rise to the protein MIYLDNAATTPLHPSVREAMTPYLEAEYGNPSSTHQPGRAARRAVERAREQVAKAIGADPADIVFTSGGTESDNAAIVGAALANRDKGRHLVTTAIEHHAVLHTCEFLEKMGFTVTYVPPDPDGIVPAEAVVAAIRPDTTLVSVMYVNNETGAIQPVGEIAQACAERGVLFHTDAVQAIGLLPVNVKETGIDMLSLSAHKLHGPKGVGALYVRRTAAWQPVLHGGSQERKKRAGTENVPGIVGLGAAIQRVLEHRQENYQHIEQLRNRMLAILQEEVDFLRVNSPARSVPSILSVSFPGVAADTMLMNLDLEGIAAASGSACTSGSLQPSHVLTAMELGPHCVKSAIRFSFSEQNTIAEVETAARKTAAIARRLKRNLA